The Zygotorulaspora mrakii chromosome 6, complete sequence genome includes the window TTTCTACATCAATTCAGATAAACCAGAAACTAAATTCTTGGAAAATCCACCTTCTTTGGCAGCAATTTCGTAATAGCCGTAAATTGTGGTAGTGGCCATTAAAATTGAAGTACCGGAACCTAAAGTTCCTAGGAAATCTGAACAAACAGATAAGACACCAATGGTAGCACCACCGAAAGCAGCAGCTGTCGGAATAACCTTTTTCAGTTCTTTGTAAACACTTGTTTCTCTCTTACCATTGATGACCATACCTTGATCTTTGAATTGCTTGGCTACATCACGAGGAGAAGTACCCGAAACTTCTATccatgtttttgaaaatagaGCACAGACGCCAAgaacaaaagaaacatAAACAACAGCCTTTAATGGATCCAATggaatttctttcaatgagGTTGGTGGCTGAATGTAATAAGATAGACCTTTCAGGGCTCTTTGTGGACCTGGTTGACCAGGTACAACACCCCATACACCTAATAAGCGAACAACAGGATTTgatggaaatttttgatataaaATCTGCGATATTAAAAAGATGTTTGATGTTAAAGCAGCTTGTAGCATGATTGGAGTGTTCGAAGTGTAAAACAGCTTGATTGGATAAGTACCCATTTGTCCTCTTACTTTTGTTGATCTGATTGGCAATTCGTAACGGAAGCCTTGCAAATAAAGAACAAATAGGAAAATGAATACTGTTGACACAACTTGAAACATGTTTGGTAAATTAGATCTGTAGAATGCCTCCACCaaagctctttttttatccttCCTAACAGCCAGCAAATGGAAAAATGCGATAACTGCAccttcaaattctttacCACGACCTGATTCTACCGTCGTTGGAGCAAACGccttccaaaaaatttgttctgCGATATTTGTTGCAGTAAATAACGAAATACCGGATCCAAGACCATAACCTTTTGACAAAAGCTCGTCAAGAAGTAAAACGATGATAGATGCGAACATTAATTGAAAGATTAATaacaaagaaattgcaATTCCAATGTCGCTGGGTCTACCATAATTACCGGTtaaaacaacaacaattgCTTGACCAAGAGTCAAAACGATAGCACAAACCTTTTGAGCAATTTGGAAAAGGTCGCGTTCCTGCTTATTTTGCATGTCAACCTGCAAAAGCTGAGTTCCttgcaaaaattggaaaatcaTTGAAGAGGTAATGATTGGTGAGACACCGAGTTCCATTAAGGTACCTCTGTTTGATGCCAGCATAGCACGTAACCAATACAATGGATCTGAAGTTTCACTTGAAACAATACCATATAATGGAATTTGACCCAATACTAAAAAGATCAGTAAAGAGACACCGGTCCATATCAACTTTTGATTATACGGAACTTTCCTCTCAGGTGCATTAACCTCTGGGAGATATGCCTCAAATGGCTTGAACAGATACAGCAGACCACCAGACATTTCTTATCTGTTGTTTCAACGAGCACTGTTTCGACGATCGGATTGCCCTCACAGAATCGCAATTTGTAAATACAATCCACCTTCTGTAGAAGAATTGCCAAAATATCTGACACGTAACGCtacttgaaaaaaaataagataCCGGCACGGCGACCCCacgaaaatgaagaaaaaaagaagtaagGGTAACATCCTTTTACTAGTAAATTGAAATAATGATTGATTACATACTTTGAAAGCTAATTAGTGTCTTCTCAGCACGACGACGGTAACGAGTATGCATATTATTAGTTGAGCGGATGTTATCTCAAACACTGGTGCGATGCAGGAAGTAGCATTAGTGTCTTCTGTCACACATTTactatcaaaaatatcagcGTATGCCATACAAGATACGACGGAACCGATTGCTGGGGCAATCATCATACTGCCGTAGGCAGTACCGAAAAGTTTGTCACCCCACATGGCTAAGATTATTACAGGATATGCAGTGAATAAGCCACCGTAAACCGTACCCATCATTGCACCTATAAGTAGTATCTTGAGTGGTGAAACAACAGTTGTTGATAACGAGAAATTGGTTATCAGGAATTGAGCCATTAGTGAAAGTGATAGTAACGAGATAAGTATCCATTTTGGCGATATATCTCTTGTTGCCAAAAAATCAGTAATAAAACCAGAAGATAGTCTTGTAACGGTATTTAGTACTGCGTACACTGACAACAGTCGACTTGATAAGACAGCGTTTTCGCCTACTAATAGCTTTGTTAGCGATCCCATGTTGGCTAGGAACATTTCGGATGGACCTAATGAAAGTATCATAGATATTCCCACAAACAAGGCAACTGGatctttgaagaattgtTTTTGGGCTAATCGCTCCTGAACCGGCTCTACAGCTATAAGAGggtcattttcattttgatccatatcttcatttccatttctaCATGATTCTTGCTGAGACATAGCTGCGTGTTTGAACATAGAAACAGTGCTTGTTGCGATCCAAGCCAGTAAGCCAACAACTGCGTAAACACATGCAAAAGTATTGAAAACGCGTCCTAGATTTAGAAATGTAGAATCGCCATTAGTCGACCAGAAGAATGGCAGGTTCAGTAGCTGTGAGcccaaaaatgatgataacCCGTAACAAGTTGTTGGCAAGCTAATTGATAGAGTTCTTTTATCGGGGTATAATTTTGCACACGTAATCAGAGCACTAAAATACAAAGAACTTGTTGAAACACCCATCACAGTGAAACTCATTAAAATTAAATGAAATGTATGATCGTTGGATAGTGCTGGGTgattaaaaatatatgcAACGTACGAGTAACTTGGAATGAAGCCAATGATTCCTAGGGCACTTAACGTAATTGGCCCATGGGTGTCCGCAAGGAATCCTAAAATAGGAGGAGTTAAATACATTCCTAAATTAGCAAGACTGGCGATCATGTTAATTTGCCATGCTGAATAGTGCAACTGTTTTTCCCACGAATCTGAATACAATGAAATCATCACAATAAAGCCCGAAGAAACAGCCGACAACAGAGAGAAAACGTACGCTACATGCTTCGAAGATCGTTTGGAAAGTACATGTGGTAGCAATTGACGAACATGATACGTGAGGTAATGCTCCACCTGTGAAAGGGCCATATCTTGAGGTTTGCTGCGCGACCTGTGTTTCCCAAGGGACTTAGCATgtatctcattttttttttttttagtttttctGATCTTCATTCACTTGTCTCTTTCTCTAGGCAAAAGGCATGAAGTGATATTGAGTTATTTCTAGACACAACGAGAGTTTATAGATTATGTATCGAGATATTTATATATGTttattttctgttttttcttAGCTTAATTCCAAAGCGCTTGTGCGACTTCATTGAGGCAgccatattttttgttcttaTACTTGCTGTTTGTCACAGTGCCCCAGTCAAGGGATTGACCTTGCCTCTTGTTCTGGACCATATTGTGATAAATTGATTGACCTGAAAGAGTGGATGAATACTGGTCAAATAGGCTCTTCATATAATTTCTGACCTCATCTCTGTTGTATGATTGCTTTGcagatttctttttgttgttgctaGATGTGATTGGTTTACTTGATGCTGAATTCGATTGCGATGTTGTTTTGTTTCCTTGGGAAATAGGCGATGCTGTGTTAGATCTTGACTTTTGCaattgttgctgctgctgctgctgttgttgttgttgttgttgttgttgatgctgttgctgttgctgttgctgttgctgttgccgCTGTTGCGTTTGTGACTGCAGTTGCGGTTGCGTCTGCGCCTGCGATTGCGTCTGTTTGGGCAACGACCTTGCAGCTGCCTGTGCCCAACCTGTCAGTTTCGTCCTTTGAACGTTGCCGCCAGTTTTTGCACTAGCTGTCGTAGTTGAAGCCATCATCCACAAACTGTTCGATTATCGAACAAATGTGTTTACCTCTAACGATCCTTCCCAGtcaattttgtttttaatCTATGTGGGATACGCCATCATCAGATAATgcacatttttcaatattgcATACAAACCTTTTCAACGCCGGACAGGGCCTTCATTATCAATATTGAGGGCCTGGTTCTCCGGACACTGAAGTCAGCTCTGTGGGCGGGTAACTGTTGCCGGGGATCTTTCCTGCGTTTCCATGACGTAAAAGATGATGCCTCACCAACTTTCAAACTTGTTCACCGAGTAACCGGGTAAAGAAAACAACTTACTCAGTAATAATGAGTAAGTAAATCGTCCTGTGAATAACCCACTCATCGTAAACAAAACAAGTTACTTTTTATGAAGGCATTGTATACGAGTTGAGTAACCCAAGTATTATCGTCCATAATGAGATTTATGATATTTGGATTAAGAAtgtgaaatgaaatatctACGATGACGGTGGCCTTCTCATAATTTACATAGCTGAGCCAGGTGTATTAATGCCCTCTTGAGACGTAAGCCTTGCAGTTGCAGCACTGTCATCTTGGCTGTCATGCATTTCCTCAGAACTGTCTGATAGGTAACAATCTAtgtcattgttttcattatcaagGTCGAGGTCTGTCTCATTTTCTGAGTCTAGCACGAGAATCGGAGAAGGCTTGTAAAAGCCAAATTTCGAAAACCGATCTCTTAAAAGCATTAGAGTTTGTACATTCTTATAATGAAGCCGTGCTCTGTCTTTCCTAACCACTCTTCCCGCAAGAGAAAAGCAGCGCTCTACATCACATGAGCTTACTTTGGTGTATAACAGAGACATGGCTAGCTTGAAGAGAGATGGATACTTGCAGCGATTTGCGTGCCACCATTTTATTGCGTCAATCCTGGACAGACCACTTGCCACTGGCTCACTTTGGTATCTGTGCCATTCCTCAAGATTTTCATTAACGTCGCATACTGAGGCTGTGGAATATGTTTCGGTGGGTTGCGGTTGTTCATGAACATTAAAGCATCTGTAATAGTCTTCCTCTCGCCCGATAGTTGAGAGCTCCGGGCTTGCTTGCTGCCCATTACCTAGCTCAACGCCTTCTTCGTTCAAGTACATTCTAATAAAATTGTTAACTTGGTTCATCCTTAGATTGAACTCATCAATTTCCATCATTCTGTAAAGCTGCTCGTGTTTCGCCGTTGGATCGAGCATGACGGCCGCATAATACAATGGGTTAGCCTGAATGTGTGATAAATAATTTTGATAGCATAAGTATGCGACGTTGATGGCTTCAAGAAcaatattcttttcatcaaaggaCAATGTATCGGGGCCGTttagaaaagagaaatccATACCTTTTTTAGATTTAGGAATTTCCTTTCCCGTGGATACGTTCAGGCAACTCTTGTAAAAGTGTCCCAAAAGGTAGTATAAAGGAA containing:
- the SEC61 gene encoding translocon subunit SEC61 (similar to Saccharomyces cerevisiae SEC61 (YLR378C); ancestral locus Anc_4.230) yields the protein MSGGLLYLFKPFEAYLPEVNAPERKVPYNQKLIWTGVSLLIFLVLGQIPLYGIVSSETSDPLYWLRAMLASNRGTLMELGVSPIITSSMIFQFLQGTQLLQVDMQNKQERDLFQIAQKVCAIVLTLGQAIVVVLTGNYGRPSDIGIAISLLLIFQLMFASIIVLLLDELLSKGYGLGSGISLFTATNIAEQIFWKAFAPTTVESGRGKEFEGAVIAFFHLLAVRKDKKRALVEAFYRSNLPNMFQVVSTVFIFLFVLYLQGFRYELPIRSTKVRGQMGTYPIKLFYTSNTPIMLQAALTSNIFLISQILYQKFPSNPVVRLLGVWGVVPGQPGPQRALKGLSYYIQPPTSLKEIPLDPLKAVVYVSFVLGVCALFSKTWIEVSGTSPRDVAKQFKDQGMVINGKRETSVYKELKKVIPTAAAFGGATIGVLSVCSDFLGTLGSGTSILMATTTIYGYYEIAAKEGGFSKNLVSGLSELM
- the MCH1 gene encoding Mch1p (similar to Saccharomyces cerevisiae MCH1 (YDL054C); ancestral locus Anc_4.229); the protein is MKIRKTKKKKNEIHAKSLGKHRSRSKPQDMALSQVEHYLTYHVRQLLPHVLSKRSSKHVAYVFSLLSAVSSGFIVMISLYSDSWEKQLHYSAWQINMIASLANLGMYLTPPILGFLADTHGPITLSALGIIGFIPSYSYVAYIFNHPALSNDHTFHLILMSFTVMGVSTSSLYFSALITCAKLYPDKRTLSISLPTTCYGLSSFLGSQLLNLPFFWSTNGDSTFLNLGRVFNTFACVYAVVGLLAWIATSTVSMFKHAAMSQQESCRNGNEDMDQNENDPLIAVEPVQERLAQKQFFKDPVALFVGISMILSLGPSEMFLANMGSLTKLLVGENAVLSSRLLSVYAVLNTVTRLSSGFITDFLATRDISPKWILISLLSLSLMAQFLITNFSLSTTVVSPLKILLIGAMMGTVYGGLFTAYPVIILAMWGDKLFGTAYGSMMIAPAIGSVVSCMAYADIFDSKCVTEDTNATSCIAPVFEITSAQLIICILVTVVVLRRH
- the PBP4 gene encoding Pbp4p (similar to Saccharomyces cerevisiae PBP4 (YDL053C); ancestral locus Anc_4.228), producing the protein MMASTTTASAKTGGNVQRTKLTGWAQAAARSLPKQTQSQAQTQPQLQSQTQQRQQQQQQQQQQHQQQQQQQQQQQQQQQLQKSRSNTASPISQGNKTTSQSNSASSKPITSSNNKKKSAKQSYNRDEVRNYMKSLFDQYSSTLSGQSIYHNMVQNKRQGQSLDWGTVTNSKYKNKKYGCLNEVAQALWN